A stretch of the Lineus longissimus chromosome 10, tnLinLong1.2, whole genome shotgun sequence genome encodes the following:
- the LOC135494230 gene encoding zinc finger CCCH domain-containing protein 13-like isoform X2 produces the protein MSKVRRKVTVEKGSSVSETSEKRKPSVFERLGPGASRRYRDEEDALSEKDERPCHKWMNTGSCSYGSSCRYSHPPLHHRRDDSPEDLRHKMKHRKGKGRSRERQRSESLSPERRRSPEPRKSRRDKDLLAKDAGKIRSTVVVKTSSQSTDSESEIDRGLTGGGEFNERMLDFEQELTLMKRRQELQRELSQLQEEERSEERENVRINIHKPGKILKEVLPVFLESSSSSDSDLDRKQKGKSKDKKKHTKMPAAELSPKKKAKDKKKMKTVASPPPIAVPKIRRRSPSVEKVKPAKRHSSNESLLRDPFKKHKEKAKYTTLPKQESPEPVRSKHSASPDRKQKKLSLLLPTAKKSKSRTLSLSPEPKKGKKKALISPKEKDPYDPKQRKFREEKTFEKPKDDRPRSVDKHRDDGRVDKYARAVAAPKRRDDGYFDDGERLRSSDRARAVEPSPPRDVRGSKARDLHPQDQYRKKRHDDLKSGNDYSKTKGDWQKPAPPPKRRYESSSSESDSDSDSSDDSSSESEYESPKKTRAKIPEVKGRSSKHGSQGSKDQERWPEPADHREFDDRTRYSHDKRRAGDDGQHRTRSPEPRDVSFDQNRLDERQKDRRSLQKEDKNFDRTKGHHRKPPVSPEEFQGRRGRDYDDRDQRRKSSHSPGRHDRSLERDVPHGKKDRRDDRERHGSPERSESGRDKYRQSPDRRSYQSSDDRSRVDDRSRGGDDRTTRGDRGFERRDERYRDERGKKERSLERNDRLDQGKEKIERGGDRMERGGDRIERGGERLDRGGDRGPDRSDRGGDRMERGGERMERNDRMERGSDRGRDRSLERGRDRDRNMELSGELGMESSRDRNLERAGDRSMDRGGDRSMDRGRDRSLERGDRGFERGDRELDRGGNRSMDRGQDRSLERGGDRSMDRGSDRNTDRSSDRNLERSADRSVDRNREARDDERSRGSDRSMDRRDDERSRDPRGRDRNVDSRDKDDERRGPDRTRDNRDPRDPSRPPVGDPRDRPPGGDPRDRPNESRQDRRGSPTRDFDRGRRNGQSPVAWNEREMFNRDQRKRPEDSRQRRGPSPVLSARELLERERREGLEMELQRGLPDMPPMEDFPGPPMRGGRGRMALGRFPPFRGNDRGRRGGWDPLEGRGFRRRDDMDPEDRRFGDDRWSRDRFGEYPGRGLPMPPEMMGRLPPDWEDRRPGDRFDDRRPPGLRPDDRMRGDDRRMLPDRFDDRGPPPMMESADGHYQDRRKRPHDSDRSLSPAYKRKRDGSPTDSMKSGRSERNKPPRDDPRENDPGKSLDEEAKFKTDRYMAELSKRKRSQSPPDDRAPEDREKKRQRPDSKGTGSESHHGSGAFSDWSDDPDEILNKEERNKQRERDGTEPKRGRHYRSSSLSSVGSRHSKQDKKDKIVEPASPGIPAGEGDRPAEPERNGDIKKERENGPRNGDAGGAVGDDDEKGVDMEYDPISDDELEELIAIDDGSGEQGEDGSKTKNTAIVDALDIDWSSLVKDTRPKPPMSCSALKRFSPANVLARIGVSRAYAGEALMEKLKQRCQAMIEEEAKQMALENGERDTETGLKSVSVDPSADKQEQANDKPTKPALVVPKFEFYNDIAFKHATEVTKRKERANLLSNLGPYRRALCARRDLSIRRRLCKVEKAQDQPPIYNVQIDRDLVKLSAQLLKQAKQTSYKELMGMPITDVVQPTEPLR, from the exons ATGAGCAAAGTCAGACGAAAAGTGACCGTAGAAAAGGGGTCCAGTGTTTCAGAAACTTCTGAAAAACGGAAGCCAAGTGTTTTCGAGCGGCTTGGACCTGGCGCTTCGAGGAGGTACAGGGATGAGGAGGACGCT CTGTCTGAAAAAGACGAGAGACCATGCCATAAGTGGATGAATACTGGTTCCTGCTCATATGGTTCCAGTTGTCGCTACTCTCATCCACCCCTTCATCACCGAAGGGATGATAGCCCCGAGGATCTGCGACATAAAATGAAACATCGGAAAGGGAAAGGCAGGAGTCGTGAACGTCAGAGAAGTGAATCATTATCCCCAGAG cgCCGTCGTAGTCCTGAACCTCGCAAGAGCAGACGTGACAAGGACTTACTCGCTAAGGACGCGGGAAAGATCAGATCAACAGTTGTTGTTAAGACGTCATCGCAGAGCACCGATAGTGAAAGTGAAATTGACAGAG GCCTCACTGGTGGCGGAGAATTCAACGAGCGGATGTTGGACTTTGAGCAGGAACTGACGCTTATGAAACGCCGTCAGGAGTTGCAGCGTGAACTCAGTCAGCTGCAGGAAGAGGAGCGATCGGAGGAGAGAGAAAACGTCCGAATCAACATTCACAAACCTGGGAAG ATCTTGAAAGAAGTTTTACCAGTTTTCCTCGAGAGCAGTAGCTCCTCGGACTCGGACTTAGATCGAAAGCAGAAGGGAAAATCTAAAGATAAAAAGAAGCACACCAAGATGCCCGCGGCTGAACTCAGTCCAAA GAAAAAGGCAAAGGataaaaagaaaatgaagacTGTGGCATCACCTCCACCCATTGCTGTGCCAAAGATCCGTCGACGTAGTCCCAGTGTTGAGAAGGTGAAGCCTGCTAAGAG GCATTCGTCGAACGAGAGTCTTCTCCGCGATCCTTTTAAGAAACATAAGGAAAAGGCTAAGTATACAACACTGCCCAAACAAGAATCACCCGAACCCGTTCGGTCGAAACATTCCGCAAGTCCTGACCGTAAACAAAAGAAACTGTCACTATTGTTGCCTACGGCTAAGAAATCGAAAAGTCGAACTCTGTCGCTTTCTCCTGAGCCGAAGAAAGGCAAGAAAAAGGCGTTGATATCGCCGAAGGAGAAGGATCCGTATGATCCAAAACAGCGGAAATTCCGGGAGGAAAAGACGTTTGAGAAACCTAAGGATGATAGGCCAAGGTCAGTCGATAAACATCGTGATGATGGACGTGTTGATAAGTATGCGAGAGCAGTTGCTGCGCCTAAAAGGAGGGACGATGGTTATTTTGATGATGGGGAACGATTACGCTCATCGGATCGAGCACGGGCTGTAGAACCTAGCCCACCAAGAGACGTTAGGGGTTCTAAAGCCAGAGATTTGCATCCGCAAGACCAATATAGGAAGAAACGCCATGATGACCTGAAATCTGGCAATGATTATTCGAAGACTAAAGGAGACTGGCAAAAGCCTGCGCCCCCTCCGAAACGAAGATACGAATCCTCTTCCTCAGAAAGTGATTCCGATTCTGATTCATCAGACGATTCTTCGAGCGAATCAGAATACGAATCTCCGAAAAAAACGCGAGCTAAGATACCGGAGGTGAAGGGTAGGAGTAGTAAGCATGGCAGCCAGGGGTCCAAGGACCAAGAACGTTGGCCCGAACCGGCAGATCATAGGGAATTTGATGATCGGACTAGATATTCTCATGATAAGCGCCGGGCTGGTGACGACGGACAGCATAGGACACGATCGCCAGAACCCAGAGACGTTTCCTTTGATCAGAATCGCTTGGATGAGAGGCAGAAGGATAGACGCTCCTTACAAAAAGAGGATAAGAATTTTGATCGGACTAAGGGTCATCATAGAAAGCCACCTGTCTCCCCGGAGGAGTTTCAAGGGAGGCGGGGCCGAGACTATGATGATAGGGATCAGAGACGCAAGAGTTCACACTCCCCTGGTCGACATGATAGATCACTTGAGAGGGATGTCCCACATGGCAAGAAAGACAGGAGAGATGACAGGGAGCGTCACGGGTCACCTGAAAGATCAGAGTCTGGTCGGGATAAATATCGCCAGTCACCGGATCGACGGAGCTATCAGAGTTCTGATGATCGAAGTAGGGTGGATGATAGGTCACGTGGAGGTGATGACCGGACTACAAGAGGTGATCGGGGGTTTGAGCGCAGGGATGAGCGTTATCGGGATGAGCGTGGAAAGAAGGAGCGCAGTCTGGAAAGGAATGATCGCCTGGATCAGGGTAAAGAGAAGATCGAGAGGGGAGGTGATAGAATGGAGAGGGGTGGGGATCGGATTGAAAGGGGTGGAGAGAGATTGGATAGAGGTGGGGACCGGGGCCCAGATAGATCAGATCGAGGAGGCGATAGGATGGAGCGTGGTGGTGAGAGGATGGAGAGAAACGATCGCATGGAGCGTGGCAGTGACCGAGGAAGGGATAGGAGTCTAGAGAGAGGTCGAGACAGGGATCGTAATATGGAGCTAAGTGGAGAACTCGGTATGGAATCGAGTCGTGATAGGAACTTGGAAAGAGCTGGCGATCGAAGTATGGATCGTGGTGGAGATAGGAGTATGGATCGGGgaagggaccgaagtttggaaCGCGGAGACCGAGGGTTTGAACGCGGGGATCGTGAGTTAGATCGCGGTGGTAACCGTAGCATGGATAGGGGGCAGGATCGGAGTTTGGAACGTGGTGGGGATCGCAGTATGGACCGCGGTTCTGACCGGAATACCGATCGAAGTTCGGATCGTAATTTGGAGCGTAGTGCAGATCGGAGTGTCGATAGAAATCGTGAGGCAAGAGACGATGAGCGCAGTCGTGGAAGCGATCGTAGCATGGATAGACGAGATGATGAGCGGTCTCGAGATCCGCGTGGGAGGGATAGAAATGTTGATAGTCGCGATAAGGACGATGAACGTCGGGGACCAGACCGGACTCGAGATAATCGGGATCCACGAGATCCCAGCCGGCCTCCTGTGGGTGACCCTAGAGACAGGCCTCCTGGAGGAGATCCCAGGGATAGGCCTAACGAATCGAGACAAGATCGGCGTGGGTCCCCAACAAGAGATTTCGATCGTGGTCGTCGCAACGGACAGTCACCAGTTGCATGGAATGAGCGAGAAATGTTTAACCGCGATCAACGAAAAAGGCCCGAGGATTCTAGGCAGCGCCGTGGTCCTTCACCAGTGCTGTCCGCACGAGAGCTCCTAGAGCGCGAGCGAAGGGAGGGCTTAGAGATGGAGCTCCAGCGTGGTCTACCAG ATATGCCTCCAATGGAAGACTTCCCTGGCCCGCCAATGCGCGGCGGCCGTGGCAGAATGGCATTGGGCCGCTTCCCTCCTTTCCGTGGGAATGACCGCGGAAGACGTGGCGGGTGGGATCCCCTCGAAGGCCGTGGCTTCCGACGTCGTGATGACATGGATCCCGAGGACCGTAGATTCGGCGATGATCGATGGAGTAGGGATCGGTTTGGTGAATATCCTGGCAGAGGTCTTCCCATGCCTCCTGAGATGATGGGGCGGCTACCGCCGGACTGGGAAGACAGAAGACCGGGAGATAG GTTTGACGACCGGCGACCACCTGGTTTACGGCCAGATGATCGAATGCGTGGCGATGACCGACGGATGCTGCCAGATCGCTTCGACGACAGAGGCCCGCCGCCAATGATGGAAAGCGCTGATGGACACTACCAGGACAGAAGGAAACGTCCGCACGACAGTGACAGGTCATTGTCACCTGCTTACAAACGTAAACGCGACGGATCGCCGACCGACTCGATGAAAAGTGGTCGGTCGGAACGGAACAAACCACCGAGAGATGATCCGAGGGAAAATGACCCAGGAAAG TCATTGGACGAGGAAGCCAAGTTCAAGACTGACCGCTACATGGCTGAGCTGTCCAAACGTAAACGCTCTCAATCACCTCCTGATGACCGAGCTCCAGAGGACCGAGAGAAGAAGCGACAGAGGCCAGATAGTAAAG GTACAGGCTCCGAGAGCCATCATGGCAGCGGTGCATTCAGCGACTGGTCTGACGACCCGGACGAAATACTCAACAAAGAAGAGAGAAATAAACAGCGAGAGAGGGACGGCACGGAGCCGAAACGTGGCCGCCATTACCGTAGCTCTAGCTTGAGCAGCGTGGGGAGTCGTCATAGTAAGCAGGATAAGAAGGATAAGATCGTGGAACCGGCCTCGCCGGGTATCCCAGCAGGGGAAGGAGATAG GCCGGCTGAACCCGAGAGGAATGGGGACATcaagaaagagagagagaatGGACCAAGGAATGGGGATGCTGGGGGTGccgttggtgatgatgatg AGAAGGGTGTCGATATGGAATACGATCCCATCTCGGATGACGAGTTAGAAGAACTCATCGCTATTGATGATGGTAGCGGCGAGCAGGGGGAAGATGGatccaaaacaaaaaatacag CCATAGTGGATGCCCTCGACATCGACTGGTCAAGCTTGGTGAAGGACACGCGGCCTAAACCTCCCATGTCTTGCTCGGCCCTCAAGAGGTTCTCCCCAGCGAACGTCCTGGCCCGCATTGGAGTGTCCAGGGCCTATGCCGGTGAAGCCCTGATGGAGAAACTCAAGCAAAGATGCCAGGCGATGATTGAGGAGGAAGCGAAACAGATGGCACTAGAGAATGGTGAGAGAGATACGGAAACTGGATTAAAATCGGTATCAG TCGACCCATCGGCAGACAAACAGGAGCAAGCTAATGACAAACCAACGAAGCCAGCGCTGGTTGTGCCCAAATTTGAATTTTATAATGACATTGCGTTCAAGCATGCTACCGAAGTGACAAAACGGAAAGAACGCGCCAACCTTCTTAGTAATCTTGGACCATACCGGAGGGCGCTGTGTGCCAGGAGGGACTTGAGTATCAGGAGACGACTGTGCAAAGTGGAAAAG gcgCAGGACCAGCCACCGATCTACAATGTTCAAATAGACAGAGACCTTGTGAAATTAAGTGCTCAGCTTTTGAAGCAGGCCAAACAGACTAGTTACAAAGAACTGATGGGAATGCCCATCACCGATGTTGTACAACCCACAGAACCTTTGAGATAA
- the LOC135494230 gene encoding zinc finger CCCH domain-containing protein 13-like isoform X1: MSKVRRKVTVEKGSSVSETSEKRKPSVFERLGPGASRRYRDEEDALSEKDERPCHKWMNTGSCSYGSSCRYSHPPLHHRRDDSPEDLRHKMKHRKGKGRSRERQRSESLSPERRRSPEPRKSRRDKDLLAKDAGKIRSTVVVKTSSQSTDSESEIDRGLTGGGEFNERMLDFEQELTLMKRRQELQRELSQLQEEERSEERENVRINIHKPGKILKEVLPVFLESSSSSDSDLDRKQKGKSKDKKKHTKMPAAELSPKKKAKDKKKMKTVASPPPIAVPKIRRRSPSVEKVKPAKRHSSNESLLRDPFKKHKEKAKYTTLPKQESPEPVRSKHSASPDRKQKKLSLLLPTAKKSKSRTLSLSPEPKKGKKKALISPKEKDPYDPKQRKFREEKTFEKPKDDRPRSVDKHRDDGRVDKYARAVAAPKRRDDGYFDDGERLRSSDRARAVEPSPPRDVRGSKARDLHPQDQYRKKRHDDLKSGNDYSKTKGDWQKPAPPPKRRYESSSSESDSDSDSSDDSSSESEYESPKKTRAKIPEVKGRSSKHGSQGSKDQERWPEPADHREFDDRTRYSHDKRRAGDDGQHRTRSPEPRDVSFDQNRLDERQKDRRSLQKEDKNFDRTKGHHRKPPVSPEEFQGRRGRDYDDRDQRRKSSHSPGRHDRSLERDVPHGKKDRRDDRERHGSPERSESGRDKYRQSPDRRSYQSSDDRSRVDDRSRGGDDRTTRGDRGFERRDERYRDERGKKERSLERNDRLDQGKEKIERGGDRMERGGDRIERGGERLDRGGDRGPDRSDRGGDRMERGGERMERNDRMERGSDRGRDRSLERGRDRDRNMELSGELGMESSRDRNLERAGDRSMDRGGDRSMDRGRDRSLERGDRGFERGDRELDRGGNRSMDRGQDRSLERGGDRSMDRGSDRNTDRSSDRNLERSADRSVDRNREARDDERSRGSDRSMDRRDDERSRDPRGRDRNVDSRDKDDERRGPDRTRDNRDPRDPSRPPVGDPRDRPPGGDPRDRPNESRQDRRGSPTRDFDRGRRNGQSPVAWNEREMFNRDQRKRPEDSRQRRGPSPVLSARELLERERREGLEMELQRGLPGNPPEGGWPFPPPRELMGGRGGRFMPDDRYGKPAPEFPPEEDMPPMEDFPGPPMRGGRGRMALGRFPPFRGNDRGRRGGWDPLEGRGFRRRDDMDPEDRRFGDDRWSRDRFGEYPGRGLPMPPEMMGRLPPDWEDRRPGDRFDDRRPPGLRPDDRMRGDDRRMLPDRFDDRGPPPMMESADGHYQDRRKRPHDSDRSLSPAYKRKRDGSPTDSMKSGRSERNKPPRDDPRENDPGKSLDEEAKFKTDRYMAELSKRKRSQSPPDDRAPEDREKKRQRPDSKGTGSESHHGSGAFSDWSDDPDEILNKEERNKQRERDGTEPKRGRHYRSSSLSSVGSRHSKQDKKDKIVEPASPGIPAGEGDRPAEPERNGDIKKERENGPRNGDAGGAVGDDDEKGVDMEYDPISDDELEELIAIDDGSGEQGEDGSKTKNTAIVDALDIDWSSLVKDTRPKPPMSCSALKRFSPANVLARIGVSRAYAGEALMEKLKQRCQAMIEEEAKQMALENGERDTETGLKSVSVDPSADKQEQANDKPTKPALVVPKFEFYNDIAFKHATEVTKRKERANLLSNLGPYRRALCARRDLSIRRRLCKVEKAQDQPPIYNVQIDRDLVKLSAQLLKQAKQTSYKELMGMPITDVVQPTEPLR, from the exons ATGAGCAAAGTCAGACGAAAAGTGACCGTAGAAAAGGGGTCCAGTGTTTCAGAAACTTCTGAAAAACGGAAGCCAAGTGTTTTCGAGCGGCTTGGACCTGGCGCTTCGAGGAGGTACAGGGATGAGGAGGACGCT CTGTCTGAAAAAGACGAGAGACCATGCCATAAGTGGATGAATACTGGTTCCTGCTCATATGGTTCCAGTTGTCGCTACTCTCATCCACCCCTTCATCACCGAAGGGATGATAGCCCCGAGGATCTGCGACATAAAATGAAACATCGGAAAGGGAAAGGCAGGAGTCGTGAACGTCAGAGAAGTGAATCATTATCCCCAGAG cgCCGTCGTAGTCCTGAACCTCGCAAGAGCAGACGTGACAAGGACTTACTCGCTAAGGACGCGGGAAAGATCAGATCAACAGTTGTTGTTAAGACGTCATCGCAGAGCACCGATAGTGAAAGTGAAATTGACAGAG GCCTCACTGGTGGCGGAGAATTCAACGAGCGGATGTTGGACTTTGAGCAGGAACTGACGCTTATGAAACGCCGTCAGGAGTTGCAGCGTGAACTCAGTCAGCTGCAGGAAGAGGAGCGATCGGAGGAGAGAGAAAACGTCCGAATCAACATTCACAAACCTGGGAAG ATCTTGAAAGAAGTTTTACCAGTTTTCCTCGAGAGCAGTAGCTCCTCGGACTCGGACTTAGATCGAAAGCAGAAGGGAAAATCTAAAGATAAAAAGAAGCACACCAAGATGCCCGCGGCTGAACTCAGTCCAAA GAAAAAGGCAAAGGataaaaagaaaatgaagacTGTGGCATCACCTCCACCCATTGCTGTGCCAAAGATCCGTCGACGTAGTCCCAGTGTTGAGAAGGTGAAGCCTGCTAAGAG GCATTCGTCGAACGAGAGTCTTCTCCGCGATCCTTTTAAGAAACATAAGGAAAAGGCTAAGTATACAACACTGCCCAAACAAGAATCACCCGAACCCGTTCGGTCGAAACATTCCGCAAGTCCTGACCGTAAACAAAAGAAACTGTCACTATTGTTGCCTACGGCTAAGAAATCGAAAAGTCGAACTCTGTCGCTTTCTCCTGAGCCGAAGAAAGGCAAGAAAAAGGCGTTGATATCGCCGAAGGAGAAGGATCCGTATGATCCAAAACAGCGGAAATTCCGGGAGGAAAAGACGTTTGAGAAACCTAAGGATGATAGGCCAAGGTCAGTCGATAAACATCGTGATGATGGACGTGTTGATAAGTATGCGAGAGCAGTTGCTGCGCCTAAAAGGAGGGACGATGGTTATTTTGATGATGGGGAACGATTACGCTCATCGGATCGAGCACGGGCTGTAGAACCTAGCCCACCAAGAGACGTTAGGGGTTCTAAAGCCAGAGATTTGCATCCGCAAGACCAATATAGGAAGAAACGCCATGATGACCTGAAATCTGGCAATGATTATTCGAAGACTAAAGGAGACTGGCAAAAGCCTGCGCCCCCTCCGAAACGAAGATACGAATCCTCTTCCTCAGAAAGTGATTCCGATTCTGATTCATCAGACGATTCTTCGAGCGAATCAGAATACGAATCTCCGAAAAAAACGCGAGCTAAGATACCGGAGGTGAAGGGTAGGAGTAGTAAGCATGGCAGCCAGGGGTCCAAGGACCAAGAACGTTGGCCCGAACCGGCAGATCATAGGGAATTTGATGATCGGACTAGATATTCTCATGATAAGCGCCGGGCTGGTGACGACGGACAGCATAGGACACGATCGCCAGAACCCAGAGACGTTTCCTTTGATCAGAATCGCTTGGATGAGAGGCAGAAGGATAGACGCTCCTTACAAAAAGAGGATAAGAATTTTGATCGGACTAAGGGTCATCATAGAAAGCCACCTGTCTCCCCGGAGGAGTTTCAAGGGAGGCGGGGCCGAGACTATGATGATAGGGATCAGAGACGCAAGAGTTCACACTCCCCTGGTCGACATGATAGATCACTTGAGAGGGATGTCCCACATGGCAAGAAAGACAGGAGAGATGACAGGGAGCGTCACGGGTCACCTGAAAGATCAGAGTCTGGTCGGGATAAATATCGCCAGTCACCGGATCGACGGAGCTATCAGAGTTCTGATGATCGAAGTAGGGTGGATGATAGGTCACGTGGAGGTGATGACCGGACTACAAGAGGTGATCGGGGGTTTGAGCGCAGGGATGAGCGTTATCGGGATGAGCGTGGAAAGAAGGAGCGCAGTCTGGAAAGGAATGATCGCCTGGATCAGGGTAAAGAGAAGATCGAGAGGGGAGGTGATAGAATGGAGAGGGGTGGGGATCGGATTGAAAGGGGTGGAGAGAGATTGGATAGAGGTGGGGACCGGGGCCCAGATAGATCAGATCGAGGAGGCGATAGGATGGAGCGTGGTGGTGAGAGGATGGAGAGAAACGATCGCATGGAGCGTGGCAGTGACCGAGGAAGGGATAGGAGTCTAGAGAGAGGTCGAGACAGGGATCGTAATATGGAGCTAAGTGGAGAACTCGGTATGGAATCGAGTCGTGATAGGAACTTGGAAAGAGCTGGCGATCGAAGTATGGATCGTGGTGGAGATAGGAGTATGGATCGGGgaagggaccgaagtttggaaCGCGGAGACCGAGGGTTTGAACGCGGGGATCGTGAGTTAGATCGCGGTGGTAACCGTAGCATGGATAGGGGGCAGGATCGGAGTTTGGAACGTGGTGGGGATCGCAGTATGGACCGCGGTTCTGACCGGAATACCGATCGAAGTTCGGATCGTAATTTGGAGCGTAGTGCAGATCGGAGTGTCGATAGAAATCGTGAGGCAAGAGACGATGAGCGCAGTCGTGGAAGCGATCGTAGCATGGATAGACGAGATGATGAGCGGTCTCGAGATCCGCGTGGGAGGGATAGAAATGTTGATAGTCGCGATAAGGACGATGAACGTCGGGGACCAGACCGGACTCGAGATAATCGGGATCCACGAGATCCCAGCCGGCCTCCTGTGGGTGACCCTAGAGACAGGCCTCCTGGAGGAGATCCCAGGGATAGGCCTAACGAATCGAGACAAGATCGGCGTGGGTCCCCAACAAGAGATTTCGATCGTGGTCGTCGCAACGGACAGTCACCAGTTGCATGGAATGAGCGAGAAATGTTTAACCGCGATCAACGAAAAAGGCCCGAGGATTCTAGGCAGCGCCGTGGTCCTTCACCAGTGCTGTCCGCACGAGAGCTCCTAGAGCGCGAGCGAAGGGAGGGCTTAGAGATGGAGCTCCAGCGTGGTCTACCAGGTAATCCTCCTGAGGGTGGCTGGCCCTTTCCCCCGCCTCGTGAACTTATGGGTGGTAGAGGTGGTAGGTTCATGCCTGACGACCGCTATGGTAAGCCAGCACCTGAATTCCCACCAGAGGAAG ATATGCCTCCAATGGAAGACTTCCCTGGCCCGCCAATGCGCGGCGGCCGTGGCAGAATGGCATTGGGCCGCTTCCCTCCTTTCCGTGGGAATGACCGCGGAAGACGTGGCGGGTGGGATCCCCTCGAAGGCCGTGGCTTCCGACGTCGTGATGACATGGATCCCGAGGACCGTAGATTCGGCGATGATCGATGGAGTAGGGATCGGTTTGGTGAATATCCTGGCAGAGGTCTTCCCATGCCTCCTGAGATGATGGGGCGGCTACCGCCGGACTGGGAAGACAGAAGACCGGGAGATAG GTTTGACGACCGGCGACCACCTGGTTTACGGCCAGATGATCGAATGCGTGGCGATGACCGACGGATGCTGCCAGATCGCTTCGACGACAGAGGCCCGCCGCCAATGATGGAAAGCGCTGATGGACACTACCAGGACAGAAGGAAACGTCCGCACGACAGTGACAGGTCATTGTCACCTGCTTACAAACGTAAACGCGACGGATCGCCGACCGACTCGATGAAAAGTGGTCGGTCGGAACGGAACAAACCACCGAGAGATGATCCGAGGGAAAATGACCCAGGAAAG TCATTGGACGAGGAAGCCAAGTTCAAGACTGACCGCTACATGGCTGAGCTGTCCAAACGTAAACGCTCTCAATCACCTCCTGATGACCGAGCTCCAGAGGACCGAGAGAAGAAGCGACAGAGGCCAGATAGTAAAG GTACAGGCTCCGAGAGCCATCATGGCAGCGGTGCATTCAGCGACTGGTCTGACGACCCGGACGAAATACTCAACAAAGAAGAGAGAAATAAACAGCGAGAGAGGGACGGCACGGAGCCGAAACGTGGCCGCCATTACCGTAGCTCTAGCTTGAGCAGCGTGGGGAGTCGTCATAGTAAGCAGGATAAGAAGGATAAGATCGTGGAACCGGCCTCGCCGGGTATCCCAGCAGGGGAAGGAGATAG GCCGGCTGAACCCGAGAGGAATGGGGACATcaagaaagagagagagaatGGACCAAGGAATGGGGATGCTGGGGGTGccgttggtgatgatgatg AGAAGGGTGTCGATATGGAATACGATCCCATCTCGGATGACGAGTTAGAAGAACTCATCGCTATTGATGATGGTAGCGGCGAGCAGGGGGAAGATGGatccaaaacaaaaaatacag CCATAGTGGATGCCCTCGACATCGACTGGTCAAGCTTGGTGAAGGACACGCGGCCTAAACCTCCCATGTCTTGCTCGGCCCTCAAGAGGTTCTCCCCAGCGAACGTCCTGGCCCGCATTGGAGTGTCCAGGGCCTATGCCGGTGAAGCCCTGATGGAGAAACTCAAGCAAAGATGCCAGGCGATGATTGAGGAGGAAGCGAAACAGATGGCACTAGAGAATGGTGAGAGAGATACGGAAACTGGATTAAAATCGGTATCAG TCGACCCATCGGCAGACAAACAGGAGCAAGCTAATGACAAACCAACGAAGCCAGCGCTGGTTGTGCCCAAATTTGAATTTTATAATGACATTGCGTTCAAGCATGCTACCGAAGTGACAAAACGGAAAGAACGCGCCAACCTTCTTAGTAATCTTGGACCATACCGGAGGGCGCTGTGTGCCAGGAGGGACTTGAGTATCAGGAGACGACTGTGCAAAGTGGAAAAG gcgCAGGACCAGCCACCGATCTACAATGTTCAAATAGACAGAGACCTTGTGAAATTAAGTGCTCAGCTTTTGAAGCAGGCCAAACAGACTAGTTACAAAGAACTGATGGGAATGCCCATCACCGATGTTGTACAACCCACAGAACCTTTGAGATAA